A region of Salvelinus alpinus chromosome 6, SLU_Salpinus.1, whole genome shotgun sequence DNA encodes the following proteins:
- the smim14 gene encoding small integral membrane protein 14 isoform X1: protein MAEGGFDPCECICTQEHAMRRLINLLRQSQSYCTDTECPQDVPGPSGSVEGGDLTVPMVLMGWMVLVLLFFLLRPNSLRGSTAPPAGKPTGPHSSRDQEPPAPPVD, encoded by the exons ATGGCGGAGGGAGGCTTTGACCcctgtgagtgcatctgcacccAGGAGCATGCCATGAGACGACTCATCAAcctg CTACGTCAGTCTCAGTCCTACTGTACAGACACAGAGTGTCCTCAGGACG TACCAGGACCCAGTGGCTCAGTAGAAGGTGGAGATCTGACTGTCCCCATGGTTCTGATGGGCTGGATGGTTCTGGTTctgctcttcttcctcctcaGACCCAACAGCCTCAGAGGATCCACAGCACCGCCTGCCGGAAAACCTACTGGACCTCACAGT AGTCGTGACCAGGAGCCCCCAGCTCCACCGGTGGACTAG
- the smim14 gene encoding small integral membrane protein 14 isoform X2, whose amino-acid sequence MAEGGFDPCECICTQEHAMRRLINLLRQSQSYCTDTECPQDVPGPSGSVEGGDLTVPMVLMGWMVLVLLFFLLRPNSLRGSTAPPAGKPTGPHSVES is encoded by the exons ATGGCGGAGGGAGGCTTTGACCcctgtgagtgcatctgcacccAGGAGCATGCCATGAGACGACTCATCAAcctg CTACGTCAGTCTCAGTCCTACTGTACAGACACAGAGTGTCCTCAGGACG TACCAGGACCCAGTGGCTCAGTAGAAGGTGGAGATCTGACTGTCCCCATGGTTCTGATGGGCTGGATGGTTCTGGTTctgctcttcttcctcctcaGACCCAACAGCCTCAGAGGATCCACAGCACCGCCTGCCGGAAAACCTACTGGACCTCACAGTGTag AGTCGTGA